One segment of Paraburkholderia caribensis DNA contains the following:
- a CDS encoding O-succinylhomoserine sulfhydrylase, which translates to MDDSLNFDTLAVRSGTLRSDFGEHSEAIFLTSSFVFASAADAAERFKNSEDYYTYSRFTNPTVTMFQERLAALEGGEACMATASGMSAIMSVVMSALQAGDHLVSSQSLFGSTLGMFSQIFSKFGITTTFVDPTDLDAWKNAVRPETKMFFLETPSNPLTEIADIEAISKIAKSANALFVVDNCFCSPALQQPLKLGADVVMHSATKFLDGQGRVLGGALVGSKQFIMEKVFPFVRSAGPTLSAFNAWVLLKGMETLSLRVERQSANALEIARWLDQHPAVKRVFYPGLESHPQYEIAKRQQKAGGAIVSFELKGDTPEAMRANAWRVIDSTKICSITGNLGDTRTTITHPATTTHGRITPEARAAAGITEGLIRLAVGLENAADIRDDLARGLAG; encoded by the coding sequence ATGGACGATTCCCTCAACTTCGACACTCTCGCGGTCCGCTCGGGCACGTTGCGCAGCGACTTCGGCGAACACTCGGAAGCGATCTTCCTGACGTCGAGCTTTGTGTTTGCGAGTGCCGCCGACGCCGCCGAGCGCTTCAAGAATTCCGAAGACTATTACACGTACTCGCGCTTCACGAATCCAACCGTGACGATGTTCCAGGAACGTCTCGCGGCGCTCGAAGGCGGCGAGGCGTGCATGGCGACGGCGTCGGGAATGAGCGCGATCATGTCGGTGGTGATGTCGGCGTTGCAGGCGGGCGACCATCTCGTCAGCTCGCAGAGCCTGTTCGGTTCGACGCTTGGTATGTTCTCGCAGATCTTCAGCAAGTTCGGCATCACGACGACCTTCGTCGATCCGACCGACCTCGACGCGTGGAAAAACGCGGTGCGCCCCGAGACGAAGATGTTCTTCCTCGAGACGCCGTCGAACCCGCTGACGGAGATCGCCGATATCGAAGCGATCAGCAAGATCGCGAAGTCCGCGAATGCGCTGTTCGTCGTCGACAACTGTTTTTGCAGCCCGGCGCTGCAACAGCCGCTGAAGCTTGGTGCGGATGTGGTGATGCATTCCGCCACCAAGTTTCTCGACGGGCAAGGGCGTGTGCTCGGCGGCGCGCTGGTCGGCTCGAAGCAGTTCATCATGGAAAAGGTGTTCCCGTTCGTGCGCAGCGCGGGTCCCACGCTGTCCGCGTTCAACGCGTGGGTGCTGCTGAAGGGCATGGAGACGCTGTCGTTGCGCGTCGAGCGCCAGTCGGCGAATGCGCTCGAAATCGCGCGCTGGCTCGACCAGCATCCCGCCGTGAAGCGCGTGTTCTATCCGGGTCTCGAATCGCATCCGCAGTACGAGATCGCGAAGCGCCAGCAGAAGGCGGGCGGCGCGATCGTTTCGTTCGAGCTGAAGGGCGACACGCCGGAAGCGATGCGCGCGAACGCGTGGCGTGTGATCGACAGCACGAAGATCTGCTCGATTACGGGCAACCTCGGCGACACGCGCACGACCATCACGCATCCTGCCACCACGACGCACGGCCGCATCACGCCGGAAGCGCGCGCGGCGGCGGGCATCACGGAAGGTCTGATCCGGCTTGCCGTTGGTCTGGAGAATGCCGCAGATATTCGCGACGATCTGGCACGCGGCCTTGCAGGCTGA
- the purF gene encoding amidophosphoribosyltransferase, with translation MCGIVGVVSQSPVNQLIYDSLLLLQHRGQDAAGIATANGNNFHMHKANGMVRDVFRTRNMRSLPGNSGIGQVRYPTAGSASSEEEAQPFYVNAPFGLILAHNGNLTNWQQLKDEMFRIDRRHINTNSDTEVMLNVFAHELQLSSSGLQLDPAALFKAVTGVHRRVRGSYAIVSLISGYGLLGFRDPFGIRPLCIGKLETASGTEWMLASESVALEGIGFEFVRDVAPGEAIFIDFEGNFHAQQCAPNASLNPCIFELVYLARPDSVLDGVPVYNARLRMGDYLAEKIMRVLPKDVKIDVVMPIPDSSRPAAMQVAAKLGVEYREGFFKNRYVGRTFIMPGQAVRKKSVRQKLNAMGIEFKGKNVLIVDDSIVRGTTSHEIVQMARDAGANNVIFASAAPPVKFPNVYGIDMPTRSELVAHGRSDEEVARLIGADFLVYQDVDALKNAIRDINPALKEFESSCFDGNYITGDVTTEYLDRIESARLAPSAQSDRDAASDAIDGGAARSQLHLQLSVE, from the coding sequence ATGTGCGGCATCGTAGGCGTAGTTTCCCAGTCTCCCGTCAACCAGCTCATCTATGACAGCCTGCTGCTGCTGCAGCACCGCGGTCAGGACGCTGCCGGTATCGCTACGGCGAACGGCAACAATTTCCACATGCACAAGGCCAATGGCATGGTGCGCGACGTGTTCCGCACGCGCAACATGCGCAGCCTGCCGGGCAATAGCGGCATTGGCCAGGTGCGTTACCCGACGGCGGGTTCTGCGTCGAGCGAAGAAGAAGCCCAGCCGTTCTACGTGAACGCGCCGTTCGGCCTGATCCTCGCGCACAACGGCAATCTGACCAACTGGCAGCAACTGAAAGACGAGATGTTCCGCATCGATCGTCGCCACATCAACACGAATTCCGACACGGAAGTCATGTTGAACGTGTTCGCGCACGAGTTGCAATTGTCGAGCTCGGGCCTGCAACTCGATCCCGCCGCGCTGTTCAAGGCCGTGACGGGCGTACACCGGCGTGTGCGCGGCTCGTATGCAATCGTGTCGCTGATTTCCGGCTACGGTCTGCTTGGCTTCCGCGACCCGTTCGGCATCCGTCCGCTGTGTATCGGCAAGCTGGAAACGGCGTCGGGCACGGAGTGGATGCTGGCGTCGGAATCGGTGGCGCTGGAAGGCATCGGCTTCGAGTTCGTGCGCGACGTGGCGCCGGGCGAGGCGATCTTCATCGACTTCGAAGGCAATTTCCACGCGCAGCAATGCGCGCCGAACGCGAGCCTGAACCCGTGCATCTTCGAACTCGTGTATCTCGCGCGTCCGGATTCGGTGCTCGACGGCGTGCCCGTCTACAACGCGCGTCTGCGCATGGGCGACTATCTGGCCGAGAAGATCATGCGCGTGCTGCCCAAGGACGTGAAGATCGACGTCGTGATGCCGATTCCCGATTCGTCGCGTCCGGCGGCGATGCAGGTCGCGGCGAAACTCGGCGTCGAATACCGTGAAGGCTTCTTCAAGAACCGTTACGTGGGCCGGACCTTCATCATGCCGGGCCAGGCAGTGCGCAAGAAGTCGGTGCGCCAGAAGCTGAACGCGATGGGCATCGAGTTCAAGGGCAAGAACGTGCTGATCGTCGACGACTCGATCGTGCGCGGCACGACGTCGCACGAGATCGTGCAGATGGCGCGCGATGCGGGCGCGAACAACGTGATCTTCGCGTCGGCTGCGCCGCCCGTGAAGTTCCCGAACGTGTACGGCATCGACATGCCGACGCGCAGCGAACTCGTCGCGCACGGTCGTTCGGATGAAGAAGTGGCGCGCCTGATCGGCGCCGATTTCCTCGTCTATCAGGACGTCGACGCGCTGAAGAACGCGATCCGCGACATCAACCCGGCGCTGAAGGAGTTCGAATCGTCGTGCTTCGACGGCAACTACATCACGGGTGATGTGACGACGGAATACCTCGACCGCATCGAATCCGCGCGTCTCGCGCCGTCCGCGCAATCGGACCGCGACGCCGCTAGCGACGCGATCGACGGCGGCGCTGCGCGTTCGCAATTGCACCTGCAACTGTCGGTCGAGTAA
- a CDS encoding CvpA family protein, whose amino-acid sequence MFTAFDYAVMAVIALSAMRGTWRGFLSEVFGLIGWIVAFLVAARFVGLLVPYVPANWPGGALTQWLIAFALIVIGVMLVASVANALLSRLVQVSGLGGVDRSLGLVFGLVRGVILVLVLVALGGLTELPKQEFWRNALLRPYAEQGVRELKPLLPETLAAYVHV is encoded by the coding sequence ATGTTCACCGCGTTCGACTACGCTGTAATGGCGGTGATCGCCCTGTCGGCCATGCGAGGAACGTGGCGCGGCTTTTTGTCCGAGGTATTCGGGCTGATCGGCTGGATCGTCGCCTTTCTGGTGGCGGCGCGTTTCGTAGGGCTGCTGGTGCCCTACGTGCCGGCGAACTGGCCGGGCGGCGCGCTGACGCAGTGGCTGATCGCGTTCGCGTTGATCGTCATTGGCGTGATGCTGGTGGCAAGCGTGGCCAACGCTTTGCTGAGCCGGCTGGTGCAGGTGTCCGGCCTGGGCGGTGTGGATCGCTCGCTTGGACTAGTGTTCGGCCTCGTACGCGGGGTCATATTGGTGCTGGTTCTGGTCGCCCTCGGTGGCTTGACCGAACTGCCCAAACAGGAATTCTGGCGCAACGCGCTGCTGCGGCCCTACGCCGAGCAGGGCGTGCGAGAGTTGAAGCCTCTGCTTCCCGAAACGCTCGCCGCCTACGTCCACGTGTAA
- a CDS encoding SPOR domain-containing protein — MGIFSFGKKDDAPARRGANSSSSRGSRAERTERAERVERRSRRTDRSGDADAMLLDPTLPEKQRARRRLVGAIALVIAAVVILPMVLDSHPKPVTDDISIDIPSRPAPKPRASVDNDTQAAVAPDNPAAPDAALAASGLAPAASGSAATGAVASQRDGSNSKNAPIAMTPAKPQAPAVVANNAPAAKPAAKPQAEAKPAAKPEQKPAVTETAQAAASGTETGTPAAPPGSRFAVQLGAFQDDASAHAWATRLKAAGVPVYTERRKQADGSSRTLLRAGPFADRAAASAAIAKVREAGLTSGANNGAAQ, encoded by the coding sequence ATGGGTATTTTCTCGTTCGGCAAGAAAGACGACGCACCGGCACGGCGCGGCGCAAATTCCAGTTCCAGCCGCGGTAGTCGTGCCGAGCGCACTGAACGCGCGGAACGCGTCGAACGGCGCAGCCGCCGCACGGACCGTTCCGGCGACGCCGACGCGATGCTGCTCGATCCCACGCTTCCCGAGAAGCAACGCGCACGACGCCGCCTCGTCGGCGCGATCGCGCTGGTGATCGCCGCCGTCGTCATTCTGCCGATGGTGCTGGATTCGCACCCGAAGCCCGTCACCGACGACATTTCCATCGACATTCCAAGCCGTCCCGCGCCGAAGCCGCGCGCGTCGGTCGACAACGACACGCAAGCGGCCGTCGCACCGGACAATCCCGCCGCGCCGGATGCCGCGCTGGCGGCCTCGGGTCTCGCGCCTGCTGCGTCGGGATCGGCCGCGACGGGCGCCGTGGCGTCGCAGCGCGACGGCAGCAACAGCAAGAACGCGCCAATCGCGATGACGCCTGCGAAGCCGCAAGCGCCCGCTGTCGTCGCGAACAACGCGCCGGCGGCGAAGCCCGCGGCGAAACCGCAGGCTGAAGCAAAGCCCGCGGCAAAGCCGGAACAGAAACCCGCAGTCACGGAAACGGCGCAAGCAGCCGCGTCGGGCACCGAAACAGGTACGCCCGCGGCGCCTCCCGGCAGCCGCTTCGCGGTCCAGCTCGGCGCGTTTCAGGACGACGCCAGCGCACACGCGTGGGCAACCAGGTTGAAAGCGGCGGGTGTGCCCGTATATACGGAGCGTCGCAAGCAGGCTGACGGCTCCAGTCGAACCCTGTTGCGCGCCGGTCCGTTCGCGGACCGTGCGGCGGCGTCGGCGGCAATCGCGAAGGTGCGCGAGGCCGGTTTGACGTCGGGCGCGAACAACGGCGCTGCGCAGTAA
- the folC gene encoding bifunctional tetrahydrofolate synthase/dihydrofolate synthase: MITFPTLDAWLTHLESAHPVGIDMGLARISKVRDALDLKFACPVITVGGTNGKGSTCAILETILLRAGYTVGCHTSPHLLAFNERARINGQMATDAELLPHFEAVERARQSLSEPVSLTYFEFTTLAIMHLFAERGLDAVIFEVGLGGRLDAVNILDTDCAIITSIDIDHTDFLGDTREKIAFEKAGIFRAGKPAICADPVAPQTLIDHAEKIGAELWLFGRDFRYEAQPGNERQQWSYIGPTMRRSALAYPALRGANQLLNTTAALAGLEALRDRLPVSAQDIRLGLANVELPGRFQVLPGKPSVVLDVGHNPHAAAVLGQNLGNMGFFPYTYAVFGSMRDKDIAGVLEHLKGEIDHWNVTDLPTPRAASAEDLEALLRDAGVSDGPDCSVTRFATPAEAFQDALKRASDNDRIVVFGSFFTVAGVMAYRKSQQH; this comes from the coding sequence ATGATCACTTTCCCCACACTCGACGCGTGGCTCACGCACCTGGAATCGGCTCATCCTGTCGGAATCGACATGGGCCTCGCGCGCATCAGCAAGGTGCGTGACGCGTTGGACCTGAAGTTCGCGTGTCCGGTGATCACCGTCGGCGGCACGAACGGCAAGGGTTCTACCTGCGCGATTCTCGAAACGATCCTGCTGCGCGCGGGGTACACGGTCGGTTGTCATACGTCGCCGCATCTGCTCGCATTCAACGAGCGCGCGCGTATCAACGGCCAGATGGCGACGGATGCCGAACTGCTGCCGCACTTCGAGGCTGTCGAGAGGGCGCGCCAGTCACTCTCCGAGCCCGTCTCGCTGACGTATTTCGAGTTCACGACGCTGGCGATCATGCATCTGTTCGCCGAGCGCGGGCTGGACGCAGTGATTTTCGAAGTGGGGCTCGGCGGGCGGCTCGACGCCGTCAACATTCTCGATACCGATTGCGCAATCATCACGAGCATCGACATCGATCACACCGACTTCCTCGGCGATACGCGCGAGAAAATCGCGTTCGAGAAAGCGGGGATCTTCCGCGCGGGCAAGCCGGCGATCTGCGCCGATCCCGTTGCGCCGCAAACGCTGATCGATCACGCGGAGAAAATCGGCGCGGAGTTGTGGCTGTTCGGGCGCGATTTCCGCTACGAAGCGCAACCGGGAAACGAGCGCCAGCAATGGAGCTACATCGGCCCGACGATGCGGCGGTCCGCGCTGGCCTATCCGGCGCTGCGCGGTGCGAATCAGCTGCTCAATACGACTGCCGCGCTCGCGGGGCTGGAAGCGTTGCGCGACCGTTTGCCCGTGTCGGCGCAAGATATCCGTCTGGGTCTTGCCAACGTCGAACTGCCGGGGCGCTTCCAGGTGCTGCCGGGCAAGCCGTCGGTCGTGCTGGACGTCGGCCACAATCCGCATGCAGCTGCCGTGTTGGGTCAAAATCTCGGCAATATGGGCTTTTTTCCGTACACGTACGCCGTGTTTGGCTCGATGCGCGACAAGGACATCGCGGGCGTGCTGGAGCATCTGAAGGGCGAGATCGATCACTGGAACGTGACCGATCTGCCGACGCCGCGTGCCGCCAGCGCGGAAGATCTGGAAGCGTTGCTGCGCGATGCGGGTGTCAGCGACGGCCCGGATTGCAGCGTGACGCGTTTTGCCACACCAGCAGAAGCTTTCCAGGATGCGCTAAAACGCGCCTCCGACAATGATAGAATCGTGGTTTTCGGCAGCTTCTTCACGGTTGCAGGCGTCATGGCCTACCGTAAATCGCAGCAACACTGA
- the accD gene encoding acetyl-CoA carboxylase, carboxyltransferase subunit beta produces the protein MSWLDKLLPPKIKQTDPKSRKGIPEGLWIKCPSCEAVLYRNDVEANLHVCPKCDHHMRIGARERLDGLLDPEGRYEIGQEILPVDALKFKDSRKYPDRLKEAMDETDETDAMVVMGGAIHTLPVVVACFEFAFMGGSMGSVVGERFARGAQNAIEQHVPFICFTASGGARMQESLLSLMQMAKTTAMLTKLAEAKLPFISVLTDPTMGGVSASFAFLGDVVIAEPKALIGFAGPRVIEQTVREKLPEGFQRAEFLLQKGAIDMIVDRRKLREEIAQLMALLTRQPADAVA, from the coding sequence ATGAGCTGGCTCGACAAACTGTTGCCGCCGAAAATCAAGCAAACCGACCCGAAGAGCCGCAAGGGCATTCCGGAAGGGCTGTGGATCAAATGCCCGTCGTGCGAAGCGGTGCTGTACCGCAACGACGTCGAAGCGAATCTGCACGTCTGCCCGAAGTGCGACCACCATATGCGGATCGGCGCGCGCGAACGGCTCGACGGCTTGCTCGATCCGGAAGGCCGCTATGAAATCGGCCAGGAAATCCTGCCGGTCGACGCGCTCAAGTTCAAGGACAGCCGCAAGTACCCCGACCGCCTGAAAGAGGCGATGGACGAAACCGACGAAACCGACGCGATGGTCGTAATGGGCGGCGCGATCCACACGCTGCCCGTCGTGGTCGCGTGCTTCGAGTTTGCGTTCATGGGCGGCTCGATGGGTTCCGTGGTCGGCGAGCGCTTTGCGCGCGGCGCGCAGAACGCGATCGAGCAGCACGTGCCGTTCATCTGCTTTACCGCCTCGGGCGGCGCGCGGATGCAGGAAAGCCTGCTGTCGCTGATGCAGATGGCCAAGACCACCGCGATGCTGACCAAGCTCGCCGAGGCCAAGCTGCCGTTCATCTCCGTGCTGACCGATCCGACCATGGGCGGCGTGTCGGCGAGCTTCGCGTTCCTCGGGGACGTCGTGATCGCCGAGCCGAAGGCGCTGATCGGCTTTGCCGGCCCGCGCGTGATCGAGCAGACCGTGCGCGAAAAACTGCCGGAAGGCTTCCAGCGGGCCGAATTCCTGTTGCAAAAGGGCGCGATCGACATGATCGTCGACCGTCGCAAGCTGCGCGAGGAAATCGCGCAACTGATGGCGCTGCTGACGCGCCAGCCGGCCGACGCGGTCGCCTGA